The genomic DNA CTGAAAACGATAAATAAAACGAAAAAGATGAACCTTTTAGACAAAAAAGGTTCGTTTTTTACTTTCCTTATGTTATAATAGTAAAAAAGTGAAAAAGGAAACAAATTATGAAGTTGAGAAGAAGTGAACGTATGGTTGTGATTTCCAATTACCTGATCAATCACCCGTACGAATTGACCAGCTTGAATACCTTTGCGGAGAAATACGAGTCGGCAAAATCATCGATTTCAGAAGATATTGCCATTATCAAAAAGGCTTTTGAACAAAGTTCTATCGGCCAGATTGAAACCATCACAGGCGCTAGCGGGGGAGTTGTATTTACTCCTTCTATCTCAAGGGAAGAGTCTATCGCTATCGCTGAAGAGCTACGCAAGCAGATGGCAGAGAGCAATCGTATCCTGCCAGGCGGCTACATCTACTCATCCGACTTGCTTTCTACTCCCCATATTTTGAAAAATGTTGGACGTATTATCGCGGACAGTTTCAAGCATGAAAAGATTGATGCTGTTATGACCGTTGCAACAAAAGGGGTTCCTTTGGCGAATGCAGTGGCCAACGTTCTCAATGTACCGTTTGTCATTGTTCGTCGCGACTTGAAAATCACAGAAGGCTCAACCGTTTCGGTCAATTATGTATCAGGCTCTAGCGACCGCATCGAGAAAATGTTCCTCTCCAAGCGCAGTCTCAAGGCTGGCAGCCGCGTCCTGAT from Streptococcus oriscaviae includes the following:
- the purR gene encoding pur operon repressor, encoding MKLRRSERMVVISNYLINHPYELTSLNTFAEKYESAKSSISEDIAIIKKAFEQSSIGQIETITGASGGVVFTPSISREESIAIAEELRKQMAESNRILPGGYIYSSDLLSTPHILKNVGRIIADSFKHEKIDAVMTVATKGVPLANAVANVLNVPFVIVRRDLKITEGSTVSVNYVSGSSDRIEKMFLSKRSLKAGSRVLIVDDFLKNGGTINGMISLLSEFDSSLAGVAVFAENQKGDRSVSNYKSLLAVTDINVKENKVSVELGNIFD